TCGCCGGATTCAATCTGCTTGAGGTATTCGCCGGCGCCGGAGGCTGCAAAGCCGAGCTTGTTGCCGAGGATGGCCGGGAGGAGGTCACCGCCGCCGTCGTAGGCAACGTAGTTGACCTTGGTGGCGTCGATGCCAACGGCCCCGGCAAGCTGCATGGGCAGCAGGTGATCAGGGCCGCCAGGCGAGGAACCGCCGCCCACGGCGATGGACGCGGGATCAGCCTTCCAGGCCTTGACCAGGTCATCGATGGTCTTGTAGGGCGAAGCTTTGTTGACCATGATGGCGCCGGGCTCTTCGATGAGCTTGGCCAGTGGGGTGGTGTCCGTCAGCTTGGACTGGGACTTGTTGGTGTAGCTCGCGCCCACCACGCCAAGGCCCATCAGCATGGCGAGGTCGCCGTTGCCTTTTTCGTTGACTATGCGGGCCAGGCCGACGGTTCCGCCTGCGCCGGCGAGGTTGAACACCTCGGTGTTGGTGGCAATCTTCTCGTCGTCGAGAACCTTCGCGGCTACACGGGCTGTGGTGTCGTAGCCGCCGCCTGCAGTGTTGGGGACCAAGATCTGGAGCCCCGTCAGCGGACCGGCGGCTGCGCCGGAGCTGGCGGCGGGGGAGCTCTTGCCGGTAGCTCCGCAGCCGGTGGCCATCAGGGCGATGCCGGCGGCGACGGCGGCAATTCGCAATGCGCGGATCTGGCGCATGGTGTTCCTCTTCTCAATAAGACTGCTAAGCAAAACTGACTGGTGCTTTGATGCTAGGGGCACAAGTGACGGACATCACTCTTGTGTACGCAGAGAAAGTTAAGTTCATTTCGTTCACGTTTCCGGCCCTCAACCAAGCCGGACCGGCACCCGAATCGGCGCCGGAATTGAACCGCCGCCGTGGGGTATAGTTCACCCCACCGCCGCGGATTTGCATCCCCACGGACGCTCCCGCCTCCGGTCTAAGGAATCCGGCTGAACCATCACCCAGGAAATAGGAAAGACGGCACGTGACTCGACGAAGAGGAATGTCCCTCGCCGGGCAATACCTGTTGCTGCAGCTGCTGATCGTCCTGGCCGTCCTGGTGGCCGTTGTCGCCATCTCCCTGGCCCAGTCTGCCGCGGCCTTTGAACGGACCGAGGGCCGCCGCGCACTGTCGGCCGCGGAAGCCCTTGGCAACAACCCCACGGTCCGGACCCTGCTGCCATCAGCCGAGCCGCGCAGCGGTTCTGCCCTGCCGGCCGTCGCGGAGTCGGTCCGCACGGTTTCGGGGTCCGCGCAGGTTGCCCTGGCCCGGCTTGACCGCACGGTGGTGGCTTCCTCGGACCCTGGGCTGCTGGGCCGGCCGCTGGAACTTGGCGGGAGCCGGGTGATGGAGGGACGGGCCTGGACCGGCGTGGTGGATGCGGCTGCAACTCCGATACTCTCCGCCCACGTTCCCGTCCTTGATGACTCGGGCAAAATGATCGGCATCGCCTCGATCAGCAGGAACTATCCGTCCACGTGGGAGCGGCTGGGGGACGCCGTGCCGAACCTGCTCACCTACCTTGGGGTGGCCAGCGTCCTGGGCGTGGCCGGTTCCCTGCTCCTGGCACGCAGGGTGAAGCGGCAGACCCTCGGCATGGAGCCCAGCGAAATCACCGGCCTGGTGGAGAACCGCGAGGCGATGCTGCACGGCCTCAAGGAAGGGGTGGTGGCGCTGGACCTCCACGGACGGATGACGGTGGCCAACGACAGTGCCCGTGCGCTGCTGGGCCTGCCCGCCGACTGCGTGGGTAAAGACCTGGCCGGCCTGCCCGTTGAACCGGCGCTGAAGGAAGTCCTGACCGGTGAGCAGCCGGACCAGGACCAGATGGTGCTTGTGGGGGAGCGGCTCGTCGTCCTGAACCGGGTGCCCATCCGTTCCAAGGGCCGCGTGATCGGTTCCGTCGCCACGCTGCGCGACCGGACCGAGCTTTCGTCCCTGGAACGCGAACTGGGCGCAACGCGCACAGCGACGGACACGCTCCGGGCGCAGGCCCATGAATTCGCGAACCAGCTGCACGTCATTTCGGGGCTGATCCAGATCGGTGAATACGATTCCGTGGTGCA
This genomic window from Arthrobacter sp. 24S4-2 contains:
- a CDS encoding sensor histidine kinase codes for the protein MSLAGQYLLLQLLIVLAVLVAVVAISLAQSAAAFERTEGRRALSAAEALGNNPTVRTLLPSAEPRSGSALPAVAESVRTVSGSAQVALARLDRTVVASSDPGLLGRPLELGGSRVMEGRAWTGVVDAAATPILSAHVPVLDDSGKMIGIASISRNYPSTWERLGDAVPNLLTYLGVASVLGVAGSLLLARRVKRQTLGMEPSEITGLVENREAMLHGLKEGVVALDLHGRMTVANDSARALLGLPADCVGKDLAGLPVEPALKEVLTGEQPDQDQMVLVGERLVVLNRVPIRSKGRVIGSVATLRDRTELSSLERELGATRTATDTLRAQAHEFANQLHVISGLIQIGEYDSVVQFVNGATLDRTRLNDEVTGRIQDPALAALLIAKSSLAAERGVPLQLDSDSALSPVADELSRDLTTVVGNLVDNALDAVTGAAEASVRVLVQDSPEEVVVTVRDTGPGIDGAAAEEIFKQGFSTKQPGPAGARGFGLALSRVVCRRSGGELEVANDGGAVFTARFKRPRLKRTPPTPTPPPGKVVQP
- a CDS encoding tripartite tricarboxylate transporter substrate binding protein, with the translated sequence MRQIRALRIAAVAAGIALMATGCGATGKSSPAASSGAAAGPLTGLQILVPNTAGGGYDTTARVAAKVLDDEKIATNTEVFNLAGAGGTVGLARIVNEKGNGDLAMLMGLGVVGASYTNKSQSKLTDTTPLAKLIEEPGAIMVNKASPYKTIDDLVKAWKADPASIAVGGGSSPGGPDHLLPMQLAGAVGIDATKVNYVAYDGGGDLLPAILGNKLGFAASGAGEYLKQIESGEVRVLATSGEKRLDGVDAPTLKESGIDLVFSNWRGVVAPPGISDADKAKLIGALEKMHGTDAWKEALKTNSWTDAFITGDGFKTFLTEQDKRVADVLTKLGLA